The Sphingomicrobium sp. genome has a window encoding:
- the ubiG gene encoding bifunctional 2-polyprenyl-6-hydroxyphenol methylase/3-demethylubiquinol 3-O-methyltransferase UbiG, with translation MAETSILPEEVRQFASQAERWWDPNGPEAMLHKINPVRLKYIRDRIDQHWQSDECSRTPLAGKSALDVGCGAGILAEPLARMGATVTGIDASAELIGAARAHAEMVGLAIDYRAGDVLDLEGKFDLVTCLEVIEHVADPAAFVRSLAARLAPGGLLIMSTPNATGWSKLLTITLAEGFGRIPKGTHQFDQFIAPERLKQMLTDAGLDCVDVEGIAWSPLKGLHLSDDVRLNYLVAATASSSPAV, from the coding sequence ATGGCAGAAACAAGCATCCTTCCCGAAGAGGTCCGGCAGTTCGCGAGCCAGGCCGAGCGCTGGTGGGACCCGAACGGCCCCGAGGCGATGCTTCACAAGATCAACCCGGTGCGGCTGAAATACATCCGCGACCGGATCGACCAGCATTGGCAGAGCGACGAATGCAGCCGGACGCCGCTCGCCGGTAAAAGCGCGCTCGATGTCGGGTGCGGCGCCGGGATTCTCGCCGAACCGCTGGCGCGGATGGGCGCGACAGTGACCGGCATCGACGCGTCCGCCGAACTGATCGGTGCCGCGCGCGCCCATGCCGAGATGGTCGGCCTGGCGATCGACTATCGGGCCGGCGATGTCCTCGACCTCGAAGGCAAGTTCGATCTCGTCACCTGTCTCGAGGTGATCGAACATGTCGCGGACCCCGCGGCTTTCGTCCGGTCGCTTGCCGCGCGCCTGGCGCCCGGGGGGCTGCTGATCATGTCGACGCCTAACGCGACCGGCTGGTCGAAGCTGCTGACCATCACCTTGGCCGAAGGCTTCGGACGAATCCCGAAGGGCACGCACCAGTTCGATCAGTTCATCGCGCCTGAAAGGCTGAAGCAGATGCTGACGGATGCCGGCCTCGACTGCGTTGATGTGGAGGGTATCGCCTGGTCGCCGCTGAAAGGCCTGCACCTCAGCGACGATGTAAGGCTAAATTATCTCGTTGCGGCGACGGCTTCTTCGTCACCGGCGGTTT